A section of the Nostoc commune NIES-4072 genome encodes:
- a CDS encoding MFS transporter, producing the protein MFSSTHKIYLLKFLLCSNIYLITFFKLLLDNGLSSNEIVNAISFGTICMLVGDIFSSLFADFFGPKKIILTAALLQALSVYLLPECSSFEQLLVIEFIVGISFPTIYGSDSKWLKHICSKDKYSENKNQFVFWLSQFASALIGCLLLEYPAITCYLSMCLYLIGFFICLQLPDIPSNLATKYYLNLKLIVEWIFKGDKLNTILFYGFIMGILNSFSWLLQYHAAKDYAKVPIVFAIIQVIGAGLSLTGSLLSKKQINRSYLLHMVYGVMGLYLYYTFSSTILVLWLSIGLGLLLRGMISVIARNSLLSNCHAQQPIASLVFTLTGTARIVQAIILYIISFLFLN; encoded by the coding sequence ATGTTCAGTAGCACTCATAAAATTTACCTGCTCAAATTCCTACTTTGCTCAAATATCTACCTAATAACATTTTTTAAGCTACTTCTAGATAATGGTCTCAGCAGTAACGAAATTGTTAATGCAATTTCATTTGGAACAATCTGTATGCTTGTAGGTGATATTTTCAGCAGCTTATTTGCTGATTTTTTTGGTCCAAAAAAAATAATCCTTACTGCTGCACTTCTACAGGCATTATCAGTTTATCTTCTTCCTGAGTGTTCAAGTTTTGAGCAACTGCTCGTTATAGAGTTTATTGTTGGAATATCATTTCCAACAATCTATGGTAGTGATTCTAAATGGTTAAAGCATATTTGTTCAAAAGATAAATATTCTGAAAATAAAAATCAGTTCGTCTTTTGGCTTAGTCAGTTCGCAAGTGCCCTAATAGGCTGTCTTTTACTTGAATATCCAGCTATCACCTGCTATTTAAGTATGTGTTTATATTTAATTGGCTTCTTCATTTGTTTACAACTACCAGATATTCCTAGTAATTTAGCTACTAAATATTATTTGAATTTAAAATTAATAGTTGAATGGATTTTCAAAGGTGATAAATTAAACACTATTTTATTTTATGGTTTTATAATGGGTATATTAAATTCTTTTTCTTGGTTATTGCAGTATCACGCTGCCAAAGATTACGCAAAAGTTCCGATAGTTTTTGCTATTATTCAAGTGATTGGAGCAGGGCTTTCTCTAACAGGCAGCTTACTTTCAAAAAAGCAAATAAATCGTAGTTACTTGTTACACATGGTATATGGAGTCATGGGCCTTTATCTTTACTACACTTTTAGCAGTACCATCCTCGTACTCTGGCTCTCCATAGGTCTAGGACTTCTACTGCGTGGAATGATCAGCGTTATAGCACGTAACAGTCTTTTGAGCAATTGCCATGCCCAACAACCAATAGCTTCACTAGTATTTACGTTAACTGGAACAGCAAGAATTGTCCAAGCAATTATTTTGTATATAATTAGTTTTTTGTTTCTTAATTAG
- a CDS encoding Ppx/GppA phosphatase family protein — protein sequence MQLKNLILDLGSRTAKLYILDNEVKNINNVNWEVIEGKSSKESINNSLIELLKPINFNEIHRIHAVGTEAMRRDKKLENIVSSVCHSLGILYTTISQEYEAQLIKEAARKANITDKYDIINVGGGSIQIILKEASKAVLLNFGISDLNDRFYLLEAVGHRKIEECIAWIKKHLPETTALFGYTGGEATYLKHFGVPLQADHTCLKTDFYDFAERISNFDLQSLERVSPFGSKWMRGAVASNCVVLACLEKAQTNYFLPSDLNISHGLIEVIELNVQ from the coding sequence ATGCAACTTAAAAATTTAATTCTGGATTTAGGTAGTAGAACAGCAAAGCTCTATATACTTGATAATGAAGTTAAAAACATTAACAATGTTAATTGGGAAGTAATAGAGGGAAAAAGTTCAAAAGAAAGCATTAATAATTCCTTAATAGAACTACTCAAGCCTATCAATTTTAATGAAATACATAGGATTCATGCCGTTGGTACTGAAGCTATGCGACGTGATAAAAAATTAGAAAATATAGTGTCTTCGGTTTGTCACTCTCTTGGTATTTTGTACACAACTATCAGCCAAGAATATGAAGCTCAACTGATCAAAGAAGCAGCACGCAAAGCAAATATTACAGATAAATATGACATAATTAATGTTGGTGGTGGCAGCATACAGATTATTCTGAAAGAAGCTTCTAAAGCTGTTCTTTTAAATTTTGGGATTAGTGATCTCAATGATAGATTTTACTTATTAGAAGCAGTAGGACACCGAAAAATAGAGGAATGTATTGCGTGGATTAAGAAGCATTTACCCGAAACTACTGCTTTGTTTGGCTACACTGGAGGAGAAGCGACTTACCTAAAGCATTTTGGAGTTCCTTTACAAGCAGATCATACTTGCCTAAAAACTGATTTTTATGATTTTGCTGAGAGGATCTCTAATTTTGATCTTCAATCTTTAGAAAGAGTATCGCCCTTTGGATCTAAATGGATGCGAGGAGCGGTCGCATCTAACTGTGTTGTACTTGCTTGTTTAGAAAAGGCACAGACCAATTATTTCCTCCCTAGTGATTTGAATATTTCCCACGGTTTAATTGAGGTGATTGAATTAAATGTTCAGTAG
- a CDS encoding tyrosine-type recombinase/integrase: protein MNTRAIANFNFNPESLALTEPVPLTLHPAEVYLNSLGSGSRRTMREALNAIARLLTNETCDASTLDWSKLRYQHTAAVRSVLMEKYSPAMANKMLCALRRTLKEAWRLGLMSTDEYGRAADIESVRGKSLLKGREIDEAEISALWSDCIQDDSTLGRRDAALLAVLTVGLRRSEVTYLDLSDLKLRSRSLTIREAKGRRERIVYLPEAGVQAVQDWLLIRGKVPGPLFYPLNKAKKIIPRRMSEQGVLRALQRRGEKADVDAFTPHDFRRTFIGNLLDAGADIVTIAKLAGHASPSTTSKYDRRGEAAQKRAIDLLNVPYSRQNK, encoded by the coding sequence GTGAATACCCGTGCGATCGCCAATTTTAACTTCAACCCAGAATCGCTGGCGTTAACTGAACCAGTTCCGCTAACTTTACACCCAGCTGAAGTTTACCTTAACAGTCTTGGGTCTGGTTCGCGGCGCACAATGCGAGAGGCGTTGAATGCGATCGCCCGATTGCTGACCAATGAAACTTGTGATGCAAGTACTTTAGACTGGTCAAAGTTGCGCTATCAGCACACCGCAGCAGTTAGGTCGGTGCTGATGGAAAAATACAGTCCGGCGATGGCGAACAAAATGCTATGTGCATTACGGCGGACGCTCAAGGAAGCATGGCGGTTAGGGTTAATGTCCACGGATGAGTATGGACGAGCGGCTGATATTGAGTCCGTGCGTGGTAAGAGTTTGCTGAAAGGGCGAGAAATCGATGAAGCAGAAATCTCTGCACTATGGTCAGATTGTATTCAAGATGACTCAACATTGGGCCGGAGGGATGCCGCACTGTTGGCAGTTTTGACGGTAGGGTTGCGTCGCAGTGAGGTTACTTACCTTGATTTGAGTGATCTTAAGCTGCGTAGTCGGTCACTAACAATACGTGAAGCGAAGGGAAGACGGGAAAGAATTGTGTATTTACCTGAAGCTGGTGTGCAAGCTGTTCAAGATTGGCTGCTGATTCGGGGTAAAGTACCAGGGCCGCTTTTTTATCCCTTAAATAAGGCAAAGAAAATCATACCGAGACGGATGAGCGAGCAGGGGGTATTGCGAGCATTGCAGCGACGGGGGGAAAAAGCAGATGTGGATGCGTTTACACCCCATGATTTTAGAAGAACTTTTATCGGTAATTTATTGGATGCGGGGGCAGATATCGTCACGATAGCGAAATTAGCAGGTCATGCGTCGCCAAGTACTACAAGTAAGTATGACAGGCGTGGGGAAGCGGCTCAGAAACGGGCGATTGATTTGCTGAATGTGCCTTACAGTAGGCAGAATAAGTGA